A genomic stretch from Petrimonas mucosa includes:
- a CDS encoding SusC/RagA family TonB-linked outer membrane protein, giving the protein MEIQGDAVSHIQQAGKTVSGRISDGNGESLIGVNVVEGGTTNGTVTDSDGNYMLRLTTSNPVLNVSYIGFKTQTVEVRNRSVINIVLEEETSFLDEIVVVGYGTMRQKDLTGAISTIKAENLKAEVPRSIQDLLRGNSAGLNIGFANNAKGDAGLQIRGRNTLKAGAEPLIVLDGVIYEGALTDINPMDVASIDILKDASSAAVYGAKAASGVVVILTQKGGRAGKPIVSFNTSVGVVQSANQPKLLDADGFMQYRRAYEIGKNSDAYLEQYPEIFEDPRNLQNVSQLDWYNYDKQTPVETFTEEDLLRTWASRLELKTPEIENFILNRTTDWAKKVFHLGLQQDYQASISNKTDDGSYYWSIGYSDREGIIVGNRFSTFRTRLNLESKITSFLKIGLNSGFSSRNEGYLQADWEQMVRISPYGADEIGNTDVDEFLWRYPTTDATPVNPFFDNLYRDRKDWYNTLNANMYAILNLPFDIEYQFNFIPYYEWREYYNHESSKNFIWAANGGKAERLTHKIYSWQVDNVLRWKKRINTIHNIEATFLANAEQRQYWSQKMTTSQFSPNDILGYHRMQAGTVPLNESDDTYRTGDALMGRLFYSLHDRYMVTASVRRDGFSAFGQKNPRAVFPALALAWTFTSEEFAQPITSWFDYGKLRFSWGENGNRDIGQYEALSDMVSGPHPYIDQNGNIYITSQIYVNRMSNANLKWERTASTNVGLDFSFLNNRISGALEGYVATTNDLLVDRALPEIIGYNSVAANLGKLQNRGFEATVNANIIESPKFAWNASANFSLNRRKIVSLYGDMIDVKDEDGNVIGQKEADDIKNRWFIGQDPDRIWSYEHIGVWQKEEAEEAAKYGLQPGDFKYKDQNGDGVMTDADRIFQGYTTPRFRWTLRNEFIFNRNISLSTMFYSYWGQYGSFNRAANVSNFPDRCSEYVQPYWTAENRINDYARIGSKNIGTIYKEKSFIRFENITLSYNVPKNLSQKVFIQDMRLSLSVRNVAVFSPDWNFWDPEDSSPAPRTYNVSLNFTL; this is encoded by the coding sequence ATGGAAATTCAGGGAGATGCGGTGAGCCATATCCAACAGGCCGGTAAAACGGTGAGTGGACGAATATCGGATGGTAACGGTGAATCACTCATTGGAGTGAACGTGGTTGAGGGAGGAACAACAAACGGAACTGTTACCGATTCGGATGGAAATTACATGTTGAGGTTAACCACTTCTAATCCGGTATTAAATGTCTCCTACATTGGTTTCAAAACTCAGACCGTTGAGGTGAGAAACAGGAGCGTCATCAATATCGTATTGGAAGAGGAGACTAGTTTTCTCGATGAAATAGTGGTTGTTGGATACGGAACCATGAGACAGAAAGACCTTACAGGTGCTATTTCAACCATCAAGGCGGAAAATCTCAAAGCAGAGGTGCCCCGTTCCATTCAGGACCTGCTAAGAGGAAATTCGGCAGGGCTGAATATTGGCTTCGCCAATAATGCAAAGGGTGATGCCGGATTGCAAATTCGTGGGAGAAACACGCTGAAAGCCGGAGCCGAACCCCTGATTGTTCTTGATGGGGTGATTTATGAGGGAGCCTTAACAGATATCAACCCGATGGACGTTGCATCGATAGATATATTGAAAGATGCGAGCTCTGCCGCCGTATACGGTGCGAAAGCTGCAAGCGGGGTAGTGGTTATTCTCACCCAGAAAGGTGGTCGCGCGGGCAAGCCGATCGTCTCTTTCAACACCTCTGTCGGGGTAGTCCAGTCGGCGAATCAGCCAAAGCTGCTGGATGCCGATGGTTTCATGCAATACAGAAGAGCGTACGAGATTGGCAAGAACTCCGATGCCTATCTGGAACAGTACCCCGAGATCTTTGAGGATCCCCGTAATCTACAAAATGTGAGTCAGCTGGATTGGTATAACTACGACAAGCAAACTCCGGTTGAAACATTTACGGAAGAGGATCTGTTGAGAACCTGGGCGTCGCGCCTCGAACTGAAAACGCCTGAAATAGAAAATTTTATTCTTAACAGGACAACAGATTGGGCCAAGAAGGTATTTCATTTGGGTTTGCAGCAGGATTATCAGGCATCGATCTCCAACAAGACTGATGATGGATCTTATTACTGGTCCATCGGTTATTCGGATCGTGAGGGTATCATTGTTGGAAACCGGTTCTCTACTTTCAGAACGAGACTCAATCTGGAGTCGAAGATAACTTCTTTCCTCAAGATAGGTTTAAATTCAGGATTTTCGTCCAGGAACGAAGGTTATCTGCAAGCCGACTGGGAGCAGATGGTACGCATATCGCCCTACGGAGCGGACGAAATTGGAAACACGGATGTGGATGAGTTTCTCTGGAGGTATCCAACAACGGATGCGACTCCTGTTAACCCCTTCTTCGATAATCTATACCGGGACAGGAAAGATTGGTACAATACGCTCAATGCGAACATGTATGCCATTCTGAATTTACCTTTCGACATTGAATACCAGTTCAACTTCATTCCATATTATGAGTGGAGAGAGTACTATAACCACGAGTCGTCCAAGAATTTTATCTGGGCTGCAAATGGCGGGAAAGCGGAACGGCTCACACATAAGATCTACTCCTGGCAGGTGGATAACGTGTTGAGATGGAAAAAGAGGATCAACACGATTCATAACATCGAGGCCACTTTTCTTGCTAATGCCGAGCAAAGACAATATTGGAGCCAGAAGATGACAACATCTCAATTCTCTCCAAACGATATTCTGGGTTATCACCGGATGCAGGCCGGAACGGTTCCGCTGAATGAAAGTGATGATACCTACCGCACGGGAGATGCGCTGATGGGCAGATTGTTCTATTCACTCCACGACAGGTATATGGTAACTGCTTCTGTTCGGCGCGACGGTTTCTCGGCGTTTGGTCAGAAAAATCCGCGAGCTGTTTTCCCGGCATTAGCATTGGCATGGACATTCACTTCGGAGGAGTTTGCCCAGCCGATAACAAGCTGGTTCGATTATGGAAAACTACGTTTCTCGTGGGGAGAAAATGGTAACCGGGATATTGGTCAATACGAGGCCTTGTCGGATATGGTTTCCGGTCCACACCCCTATATCGACCAAAACGGAAATATCTATATCACTTCGCAGATTTACGTAAACAGAATGTCGAATGCCAACCTGAAGTGGGAACGGACTGCTTCCACGAATGTCGGGCTCGATTTCTCTTTCCTGAACAATCGAATCAGCGGAGCCCTTGAAGGTTATGTAGCTACAACAAATGATCTGCTGGTTGACAGGGCACTGCCCGAAATCATCGGATACAACAGTGTTGCTGCCAATTTGGGGAAACTGCAGAACAGAGGGTTTGAGGCTACTGTAAATGCAAATATTATCGAATCTCCAAAGTTTGCATGGAACGCCTCTGCAAACTTCTCCTTGAACAGGAGAAAGATCGTGAGCCTATACGGTGACATGATCGATGTAAAAGATGAGGATGGAAACGTTATCGGGCAAAAGGAGGCTGACGATATCAAGAACAGATGGTTTATCGGACAGGATCCCGATCGTATCTGGAGCTATGAGCATATTGGGGTATGGCAGAAAGAGGAGGCCGAAGAAGCAGCCAAGTATGGATTGCAGCCAGGAGATTTTAAATATAAGGACCAGAATGGTGATGGTGTGATGACAGACGCCGACAGGATATTCCAGGGTTATACCACTCCCAGGTTCAGGTGGACTTTGAGGAACGAGTTTATTTTTAACAGGAACATCTCGTTGTCGACCATGTTCTATTCATATTGGGGACAATACGGCTCGTTCAACCGTGCGGCAAATGTATCGAACTTCCCCGACCGTTGCTCGGAATATGTACAACCATACTGGACAGCCGAGAACAGGATAAATGATTACGCCCGTATTGGCTCCAAGAATATCGGGACAATTTACAAGGAGAAGTCGTTTATCCGGTTTGAAAACATCACATTGTCGTACAACGTTCCGAAGAACCTGTCGCAAAAAGTCTTTATTCAGGACATGCGCTTATCTCTTTCAGTGAGAAACGTTGCTGTTTTCTCTCCCGATTGGAATTTCTGGGATCCTGAAGATAGTAGCCCGGCTCCACGGACTTACAATGTTAGTTTAAATTTCACCCTTTAA